The segment atatagaggatgggattaatagcactatttctatttttgcagatgacaccaagctatgtagtaatgttcagtctatggaagatgttcgtaaattgcaagctgatttagaCACActgtttgggtgtccacttggcaaaatgaagtttaatgtagataaatgtaaagttatgcacctgggtacgaacaacatgcatgcatcatatgtcctagggggagctacactgggggagtcacttgttgagaaggatctgggtgtacttgtagatcatagaataaataacagcacaatgtcaatcagctgcttcaaagaccagcaagatattgtcgtgtattaaaagaggcatggactcgcgggacagggatataatattaccactttacaaagcattagtgaggcctcatctagaatatgcagttcagttctgggctccagttcatagaaaagattcCCTGGAGTTGgacaaaatacaaagaagagcaacgaagctaataagaggcatggagaatctaagttatgagaaaagattaaaagaattaaacctatttagccttgaaaaaagacgactaaggggggacaggattaatttatataaatatattaatggcacattacGTGGTTGGATTTATTGATAGGGATTAAAATTACAAGTCCAAAAATAACGGAATCATTCCCTTCCTCAGAAATGGAAAACCCTTTGAATAATTTATAGTTGGGGATAAGTTATCTCTAAtgaatttgaacccaggaccgcagcactgcaaggcaatagtgctaaccactgaaccaCCACGCTCACGTGACACTTTAAAAAGCGCTCACTAAAAACAAAGATGGACAATGTAAGGCGCAAGTTCCAAGGTCTAACAAACTACTAACAATCAATATAAAGACAAGTATATAGTGGGGACCATGTGCAAATAAGATAACAGCTGTTAAGCTCAATAACAATTCAATGTTTGAATACCACACCATTGGGCCAAACAGTATTAAGGAGCGCCTTAAGGAGTATTAAGGAGCGCCACAGTGAAtgacaattacccaccacccgccATAATGGACTCCTGCACCCAGgggcatacataccatagagacagaccatgtgactgctatggggcccttggagggAGGGGCCCAGTTCTGGTTGGTCATATACCAGTTGTTACTAGTTGGAAACAACCTTTGCAGGAGTCCTCTCTTCTGATGGGGTAGGAAATTGACCTAAGCATCATGAAAAGGGCTTAGAGGCCCTTCTGTCCTCGATGGGAAAAATTGGCACATAAATGGCGGGAGCATTTtaaactttgctatggggccaccTCGTTTCTATGTAAGCCCCTGCCTGCACAACACTGCCTATAATAACCAAGGCTTAACATAGCACTCTTGGCATAGGTCGAGGTGGTCAGGCCCTTCAATTCAGCAGTTGCAGTTCAGCCAAACGACGGAGAGGCTGCTTGTCGCCTAGTAAGTTAGGACAACACAACTGCGCATGCACCATCTCGCTGGACAGAGCCAACAGGATACCTGGTAAAGAAACATAGCCATGTAAACAGTGCATGTTAGTCCTCAATCTAAAGGACTACTCGAGGACGTATCCCTGAGCAACCAGGTAGAGACAAACTCTTATCATGGGGATTTTTGGGGGGTTAAAGCTGGAGCATctttaattttttaaatgtaCTTGTATTTGACaaccttttttattttggcaGTGGGGGACAATGAGCCATGATTAAGATTGTGGGAGTACCTCTTTAAGCTTTTGTAACCTTCCTGTTAGGCTTTCTCTTAAGAACAACAGCATTGTCAGGACTGTTCCAGGTTCATGTGGGCCCTTTGACAACAGATTTAAGGTGGACATACCCAGTAGATAAAAGTTGTTTGAGCCTGACGATTTGACTATCTAATATATATGGGATATCCGTCTCTACCATGGCGGCAGTTCTTTTCTTCCCAGAGGAATAAGCTTATTCCCTTCTCCCCCATGTATGCTTGGCCAAGCTAAACAACCGCTCGACCGACAACTATCTatagtgtatgggcagctttacaGTGGATCTCTTGCCTACCCCACCCCACAAGCGTAGAGCATGTTTACCCAGATTTTAATGTCCCCTTCTCCAAGCTCAGTGGGCTCTGTCATTTGTCTAGGTTTGCCTGGTGCTGACACCATCTCTGAGCATTGTCATGATCCACCTGGTCACCTGGAGTTTTTTGCGGCACATTATAGGATCTGATTGTTACAGATTGACAGAAACTTCTGAGTTGTAAGACCCGGGTAAACATGTTTACAGTGGGATGGAAATTCTGGGCATCTCCCGGCAAAAACTGAATTTGCCATTTTGCCTATAGAAGCGCTTTCAACGGCATTGTCAATACATAAACATTATAGTTGTATCTGGATGGAATCAAGACGAATGATGATGACATTGACTGTTTGATAGCTTATAGGTGGCTTCGAGAGGTTCATGTAGGGTTTATATCAGCGAAACAATTATTAAAATTGCAACTAAAAACccagaggatacactgttattttAATAATGGACTAGTGAATATTACCACGAAAGATACCCAATTAACATGTTTCAATGGATACATTTCTTTTTTATGATATCATTGAACCAAAAACACAAAGCTCTGCGTATAGGCGAAGTGACTTAGGAATACCCTATCTCTAAAGTTTGAAAGGTTATGTCCTGATGTGACCCATATTATTTACATGAGTGGTCAGAGCGTTTGAGGTCGGTAGTAGAACTGAATTTTTAAGTCTTCGACTGCACAGTTAAGCTCAGAGATGTTTTTGAAGCATTACAGCTTATCAAGTATCCAAAAATAAATCTCATTTTCAAATGATATGACCCCTAAAACAGCCACATTGGGTGTGTGTTTGCACAGCAGTATTTATTTGAAGCTCATGGCACCTTGCCTTCAAGAGTCACCAACTTGTGTTTAATTTTACACTAGTACTCATCTCTCGCACTGGGTCTGTTTTCAAGTCTGAATATAGTACAGCGGGTTCAGAACGCAGAGTTCTAGGATAAGTAACCTTTCATTAAAAGTTTGTAAAGAATTTGTTATATTGTAACGGAATATAGTGCAAGCTTGATTGATACGTTGTAATTGCCATTCCTTGTTATTCATTAGTCTAATTTTAGTTTCTTGAGATGGAAATGCATATTTTGTGCTTTGTTCATATTCACCCTTCATCTTGTGTATCGCTCTATCATGATTTCACATTGTACTCCACCTTTTCGTTAGACCTTTCTCTAATATAACATGCTGGCCCTCTGATATGCAATTCATTAGGGGAGGAATACCAATGTGGGCCTGCACCCTACAGGCCATGTTATACGATAACTCCCGCTAGACATCTTGACTGCTCCTCTTTCACAACTTCGAAGCTGACTGCCCCATTGGGTGTATGGGGTAAGGGGATAATTCATAGTAATTTCACCAATCTGGTACTgaaaaaggatctgtcagctcttctgacatgtttgttttagtatATACTTGTATtcacccatgaaataacaattctggagcatcttttcttacaaaTCTTTGTTGTGTAGTTCCTCTGTTACTCTTCTTGGAAATGTTTAtatgtataaattgacaactgggctttaccattccctttgtcaatagGGTAATTCCCTACACAGTCTCGGTGGCAGCCCTGATTtgtcagtgtcagactgtgtcaaTGAcaattgacaatgggaatggtaacgcccagttgttaatCAATGAACGCTCTCCTCTTTTATATATTCAACATTTctaagttatttttttatttgtttttttccattttattgcAGGTGCAGCCCCTTCATAGGAGTAACATTACACACAACTTTAAAGAGAAAAGTCCATTTGAGGATCCTTTCTTCATTGTGGAAACAATATGTATCTGCTGGTTCTCTTTTGAACTCTCTGTACGTTTCATCGCTTCTCCTAGCAAGCCGGCCTTCTTCAAGGATATCATGAACATCATTGACTTTGTGGCTATAATACCATACTTTGTTGCTCTTGGCACAGAACTAGCTCGCAACAAAGGTGTGGGCCAACCAGCTATGTCATTGGCTATTCTCAGGGTAATCCGTTTGGTGAGAGTCTTCCGTATCTTCAAACTGTCCCGGCACTCTAAGGGATTACAGATCTTGGGACAGACACTGAAGGCAAGTATGCGAGAACTTGGGCTTCTCATATTTTTTCTGTTCATCGGAGTTATACTCTTCTCTAGCTCTGTGTATTTTGCAGAAGCTGATCATGAAGGAACCAAGTTTACCAGCATCCCTGAAGCATTTTGGTGGGCTGTAGTCACAATGACAACAGTAGGCTATGGAGATATGTCTCCTGAGACTGTTGGTGGTAAACTGGTGGGCTCCCTTTGTGCTATTGCCGGTGTGTTGACCATCTCACTTCCTGTGCCAGTCATTGTCTCCAACTTCAGTTATTTCTACCATCGTGAGACAGAGTGCTCAGATATAGGCCAGTATAATCATGTTGGCTCATGTCCTAATGGTCCACCTCATACTCCAAAGACCAGAGGAAAGGATAGGAGTCCAATACTGGATAAATCTAAGAATTTATACATCAATTCCAAGGCAGAACATCTGGATGGATTGGGACCGGGGGATGAAAAACATCTAAATTCTGGACAGTCACATATAATAACTGAAGTGTGACTTTGAAACTGTGGCTTATTCCTATCTAGTATCATATCATCATAATCATCTTCATCCTTATCATTTCATCATCCTTTATATTGGAGTCTTAAATCAAGAGTTCTACTAGAAGAGACGCTTCTTCTTTTATTGGTGTCCAATCAGTTGGATAAAATATGAATAGTACCatgctgattttttttaaatacttggcTTACTTTAAATTAGGAAAAACTTTGGAAGTGTATTAATGGTTTTTTAAAATCTGAAATTAAACAAGGTTTCCAGGGATGATGCCCATGGCGTGTCATGACTGCAAGATACAGAATTGTGGTTGAAATATGCGAGATTTGAAAGAAACATATAACATGAGTATTGTAGTAATGAATAATGGATCTTAAATTTAGCACTTAGTTTTGGCCAATGAAAGGTTCTTCAACAAGTCCCAGAACG is part of the Rhinoderma darwinii isolate aRhiDar2 chromosome 10, aRhiDar2.hap1, whole genome shotgun sequence genome and harbors:
- the LOC142661529 gene encoding potassium voltage-gated channel subfamily A member 7-like, yielding MLSVMENGDEVIGSSNLVVVSDEKKYELCRLKDCCERVVINVSGLRFETQIRTLSRFPETLLGDPRKRMRFFDPLRNEYFFDRNRPCFDSILYFYQSGGRLRRPTNVPLDVFMEELMFYQLGDEVIMKFRADEGFLKEEERLLPECEFMKQVWLLFEHPDSSSAARIIAIISVMVILISIVIFCLETLPEFRDERDLSLPVQPLHRSNITHNFKEKSPFEDPFFIVETICICWFSFELSVRFIASPSKPAFFKDIMNIIDFVAIIPYFVALGTELARNKGVGQPAMSLAILRVIRLVRVFRIFKLSRHSKGLQILGQTLKASMRELGLLIFFLFIGVILFSSSVYFAEADHEGTKFTSIPEAFWWAVVTMTTVGYGDMSPETVGGKLVGSLCAIAGVLTISLPVPVIVSNFSYFYHRETECSDIGQYNHVGSCPNGPPHTPKTRGKDRSPILDKSKNLYINSKAEHLDGLGPGDEKHLNSGQSHIITEV